A region from the Mycobacterium heidelbergense genome encodes:
- the sppA gene encoding signal peptide peptidase SppA → MFGFLPSLPGIDDVRALAGRVDTARHHGVPDGCVLEFDLRSAPPETTGFDPLAIITGGSRPMSLRDTVAAIHRAAEDPRVAGLIARVQLAAAAPAAIQELREAVAAFSAVKPSLAWAETYPGTLSYYLASAFGEVWMQPSGSVGLIGFASNATFLRDALDKAGIEAQFVARGEYKSAANLFTQASFTEAHREAVTRMLESLQEQVWRTVAESRKIDPDALDALADRAPLLRDDAVASGLIDRIGFRDQAYARMAELVGVEDVSDEDDRPPRLYLARYAGAARSRLTPPVPSIPGRRPKPTFAAITVDGAIVNGRGGPQFLPLGTSTAGGDTIAAALREAAADDSVSAIVLRVDSPGGSVTASETIWREVKRARERGKPVVASMGAVAASGGYYVSVAADAIVANPGTITGSIGVITGKLIVRELKGRLGVGSDTVRTNANADAWSVDAPFTPEQREHREAEADLFYTDFVERVAEGRDLSADAVNRVARGRVWTGADALERGLVDELGGFRTAVRRAKVLAGLDEDAEVRVVGYPGSSLLDLVRPRASSQPAAASLPDALGALLGRSIAGIVHNISDNIEQTLGGASVLWLGNSSL, encoded by the coding sequence ATGTTTGGTTTCCTGCCCTCCCTCCCCGGGATCGACGACGTCCGTGCCCTCGCGGGCCGGGTCGATACCGCCCGCCATCACGGCGTACCCGACGGCTGTGTGCTCGAGTTCGACCTGCGCTCGGCCCCGCCGGAGACGACGGGCTTCGACCCGCTGGCGATCATCACCGGCGGCAGCCGGCCGATGTCGCTGCGCGACACCGTCGCCGCGATCCACCGCGCCGCCGAGGACCCCCGGGTCGCCGGGCTGATCGCCCGGGTGCAGCTTGCGGCGGCGGCGCCCGCGGCGATCCAGGAGCTGCGTGAGGCGGTCGCGGCCTTCAGCGCCGTCAAGCCGTCGCTGGCCTGGGCCGAGACGTATCCGGGCACGCTGTCCTACTACCTGGCCTCGGCGTTCGGCGAGGTCTGGATGCAGCCGTCGGGAAGCGTCGGGCTGATCGGCTTCGCGAGCAACGCCACGTTCCTGCGCGACGCGCTCGACAAGGCGGGGATCGAGGCCCAGTTCGTCGCGCGCGGCGAATACAAGTCGGCGGCAAACCTTTTCACTCAGGCGAGCTTCACCGAGGCCCACCGCGAGGCCGTCACCCGGATGCTGGAAAGCCTGCAAGAACAGGTTTGGCGAACGGTCGCCGAGTCGCGCAAGATCGATCCGGATGCGCTCGACGCGCTGGCCGACCGCGCCCCGCTGCTCCGCGATGACGCGGTGGCCTCCGGTTTGATCGACCGGATCGGATTCCGCGACCAAGCCTACGCCCGGATGGCGGAACTCGTTGGCGTGGAAGATGTTTCGGACGAGGACGATCGTCCGCCTCGGCTGTACCTGGCGCGCTACGCCGGTGCGGCCCGGTCGCGACTGACCCCGCCCGTGCCGTCCATCCCCGGCCGCCGGCCGAAGCCGACCTTCGCCGCGATCACCGTCGACGGCGCGATCGTCAACGGGCGCGGCGGCCCCCAATTCCTGCCGCTCGGCACCTCCACCGCCGGGGGCGACACCATCGCGGCGGCGCTGCGGGAGGCCGCCGCTGACGATTCGGTGTCCGCGATCGTGCTGCGGGTGGACAGCCCCGGCGGCTCGGTCACCGCGTCGGAGACCATCTGGCGTGAGGTGAAGAGGGCCCGGGAGCGCGGCAAGCCGGTGGTGGCGTCGATGGGTGCCGTCGCCGCGTCCGGGGGCTACTACGTCTCGGTGGCCGCCGACGCGATCGTGGCCAATCCGGGCACGATCACCGGCTCGATCGGTGTGATCACCGGCAAGCTGATCGTTCGCGAGCTGAAGGGCCGCCTGGGTGTCGGGTCGGATACCGTGCGTACCAACGCCAATGCCGACGCCTGGTCGGTCGACGCGCCGTTCACGCCGGAGCAGCGGGAGCATCGGGAGGCCGAGGCGGACCTGTTCTACACCGACTTCGTCGAGCGCGTCGCCGAGGGCCGCGACCTGAGCGCCGATGCGGTGAATCGCGTTGCGCGGGGGCGGGTTTGGACCGGCGCCGACGCGCTCGAGCGCGGCCTGGTCGACGAGCTCGGCGGGTTCCGGACCGCGGTGCGCCGGGCCAAGGTCCTGGCCGGTCTCGACGAGGACGCCGAGGTCCGCGTCGTCGGCTATCCGGGTTCGTCGCTGCTGGACTTGGTGCGACCGCGAGCCTCGTCGCAACCGGCCGCCGCGTCGCTGCCGGACGCGCTCGGGGCGCTGCTCGGCCGCTCGATCGCCGGGATCGTGCACAACATCTCGGACAACATCGAGCAGACGCTGGGCGGCGCCAGCGTGCTGTGGCTGGGTAACTCGAGCCTCTGA
- the rplO gene encoding 50S ribosomal protein L15: MTIKLHDLKPAPGSKTPRTRVGRGEGSKGKTAGRGTKGTKARKNVPVTFEGGQMPIHMRLPKLKGFRNRFRTEYEIVNVGDINRLFPQGGAIGVDDLVAKGAVRKNSLVKVLGDGELTVKVEVSAHKFSGSAREKITAAGGSATEL, translated from the coding sequence GTGACCATCAAACTGCACGACCTGAAGCCCGCGCCCGGGTCGAAGACTCCCCGTACCCGCGTCGGTCGCGGTGAAGGCTCCAAGGGCAAGACCGCGGGCCGCGGCACCAAGGGCACCAAGGCGCGCAAGAACGTGCCGGTGACCTTCGAGGGTGGGCAGATGCCGATCCACATGCGGCTGCCCAAGCTCAAGGGATTCCGGAACCGGTTCCGCACCGAGTACGAGATCGTCAACGTCGGCGACATCAACCGGCTGTTCCCCCAGGGCGGTGCCATCGGGGTGGACGACCTCGTGGCCAAGGGCGCGGTCCGCAAGAACTCGTTGGTCAAGGTCCTCGGCGACGGCGAGCTGACCGTCAAGGTCGAGGTGTCCGCGCACAAGTTCAGCGGCAGCGCACGCGAGAAGATCACCGCCGCGGGCGGCTCGGCCACCGAGCTCTAG
- the rpmD gene encoding 50S ribosomal protein L30, with translation MSQLKITQVRSTIGTRWKQRESLRTLGLRRIRHSVVREDNAATRGLIAVVSHLVEVEEAK, from the coding sequence ATGAGTCAGCTCAAGATCACCCAGGTGCGCAGCACGATCGGCACACGCTGGAAGCAGCGCGAGAGCCTGCGCACCCTGGGCCTGCGGCGGATCCGCCATTCGGTGGTCCGCGAGGACAACGCAGCGACGCGCGGCCTGATCGCGGTGGTGAGCCACCTCGTTGAGGTGGAGGAGGCCAAGTGA
- the rpsE gene encoding 30S ribosomal protein S5 — translation MAEQSVGGQAAPDSRDSRDARGDGRDSRGRRDSGRGGRDRDRDGEKSNYLERVVAINRVSKVVKGGRRFSFTALVIVGDGNGMVGVGYGKAKEVPAAIAKGVEEARKGFFRVPLIGGTITHPVQGEAAAGVVLLRPASPGTGVIAGGAARAVLECAGVHDILAKSLGSDNAINVVHATVAALKLLQRPEEVAARRGLPIEDVAPAGMLKARRESDALASLPAGAAAREGTA, via the coding sequence ATGGCGGAGCAGTCGGTCGGCGGCCAGGCCGCCCCGGACAGCCGCGACAGCCGTGATGCGCGCGGTGACGGCCGCGACAGCCGCGGCCGGCGCGACAGTGGCCGTGGCGGCCGCGATCGGGACCGGGACGGCGAGAAGAGCAACTACCTGGAGCGGGTCGTCGCCATCAACCGCGTCTCCAAGGTGGTCAAGGGCGGTCGGCGATTCAGCTTCACCGCGTTGGTCATCGTGGGTGACGGCAACGGCATGGTCGGCGTCGGCTACGGCAAGGCCAAGGAGGTACCGGCCGCGATCGCCAAGGGCGTGGAAGAGGCGCGCAAGGGCTTCTTCCGGGTCCCGTTGATCGGGGGCACCATCACGCACCCCGTCCAGGGCGAGGCGGCCGCCGGCGTGGTGCTGTTGCGCCCCGCCAGCCCGGGTACCGGTGTGATCGCCGGCGGTGCGGCCCGCGCGGTGCTGGAATGCGCTGGGGTGCATGACATCCTGGCCAAATCGTTGGGCAGCGACAACGCGATCAACGTGGTGCACGCCACCGTCGCCGCACTCAAGCTGCTGCAGCGTCCCGAGGAGGTGGCCGCTCGCCGCGGGCTGCCGATCGAGGACGTCGCGCCGGCCGGGATGCTGAAGGCGCGGCGCGAAAGTGACGCGCTCGCCAGTCTTCCCGCCGGGGCCGCGGCTCGGGAAGGAACGGCATAG
- the rplR gene encoding 50S ribosomal protein L18, with product MAQTISATRRVSRLRRHSRLRKKIAGTAARPRLVVHRSARHIHVQLVNDDNGTTLAAASSIEDDVRGLQGDKKARSVRVGQLIAERGKAAGIDTVVFDRGGYTYGGRIAALADAARENGLSF from the coding sequence ATGGCGCAAACAATTTCCGCGACTCGGCGGGTGTCCCGGCTGCGGAGGCACTCGCGGCTGCGCAAGAAGATCGCGGGCACCGCGGCGCGCCCGCGGCTGGTGGTGCACCGGTCCGCGCGGCACATTCACGTGCAACTGGTCAACGACGACAACGGCACCACGTTGGCCGCCGCGTCGTCGATCGAGGACGACGTGCGCGGCCTGCAGGGCGACAAGAAAGCCCGCAGCGTGCGGGTGGGCCAACTGATCGCCGAGCGTGGCAAGGCCGCCGGCATCGACACCGTGGTGTTCGACCGTGGCGGATACACCTACGGCGGACGGATCGCGGCGCTGGCCGATGCCGCACGCGAGAACGGATTGAGTTTCTGA
- the rplF gene encoding 50S ribosomal protein L6 yields the protein MSRIGKQPIPIPAGVDVTIDGQKVSVKGPKGVLDLTVAEPITVARNEDGAIVVTRPDDERHNRSLHGLSRTLVSNLVTGVTQGYTTKMEIFGVGYRVQLKGSNLEFALGYSHPVVIEAPEGITFAVQSPTKFTVSGIDKQQVGQISANIRRLRRPDPYKGKGVRYEGEQVRRKVGKTGK from the coding sequence ATGTCGCGCATTGGTAAGCAGCCGATTCCGATTCCCGCCGGAGTCGACGTGACGATCGACGGCCAGAAGGTCTCGGTGAAGGGGCCCAAGGGCGTGCTGGATTTGACGGTCGCCGAGCCGATCACGGTGGCGCGCAACGAGGATGGCGCGATCGTGGTTACCCGGCCCGACGACGAGCGGCACAACCGCTCGCTGCACGGGCTGTCGCGCACCCTGGTGTCTAACCTGGTCACCGGCGTCACGCAGGGCTACACCACCAAGATGGAGATCTTCGGGGTCGGTTACCGCGTCCAGCTCAAGGGCTCCAATCTCGAGTTCGCGCTGGGCTACAGCCATCCCGTGGTGATCGAGGCGCCCGAGGGCATCACGTTCGCGGTCCAGTCACCGACGAAGTTCACGGTCTCCGGGATCGACAAGCAGCAGGTCGGCCAGATCTCGGCGAACATCCGCCGTCTGCGCCGCCCCGACCCGTACAAGGGCAAGGGCGTGCGCTATGAGGGCGAGCAGGTCCGCCGCAAGGTCGGAAAGACGGGTAAGTAG
- the rpsH gene encoding 30S ribosomal protein S8 — MTMTDPIADLLTRLRNANSAYHDEVSLPHSKIKANIAEILKSEGYITDYRTEDARVGKSLIIQLKYGPSRERSIAGLRRVSKPGLRVYAKSTNLPRVLGGLGVAIISTSSGLLTDRQAARQGVGGEVLAYVW, encoded by the coding sequence CTCTTGACGCGTCTGCGCAACGCCAATTCGGCGTACCACGACGAGGTGAGTTTGCCGCACTCCAAGATCAAGGCCAACATCGCCGAGATCCTCAAGAGCGAGGGCTACATCACCGACTACCGAACCGAAGACGCTCGGGTCGGCAAGTCGCTGATCATCCAGCTCAAGTACGGGCCCAGCCGGGAGCGCAGCATCGCCGGCCTGCGCCGGGTGTCCAAGCCGGGGCTGCGGGTGTACGCGAAATCGACCAATCTGCCGCGGGTGCTCGGCGGACTCGGCGTGGCGATCATCTCGACGTCCTCGGGCCTGCTCACCGACCGTCAGGCGGCCAGGCAGGGCGTGGGCGGCGAAGTCCTCGCTTATGTCTGGTGA